ATGGGAACTTGAACTATCTACAAGGTTAAGCGCTATAGAAAAATTTTGCAATTTTAAAACAGATAAGATTTTATTTTTAAACGTAGACCCAGATATAATAAAAGACAAAAAATTTACTAAGGGCGCTACAAAACACTTATTTGAAAATATAATTAACACTTCGAACATAGTTTTTGAAATTACAGAAAAAACAGCAATAAAAGATTACATAGAGTTTAAAGAAATTATCCAAAATTACAAAACTCAGGGTTACAAAATTGCAATTGACGACGTTGGGTCAGGGTATTCTGGTCTAACTACTATTTCAGAAGTAAGGCCAAATTATATAAAGATTGACATGTTTCTGATTAGAGATATTGACAAAGATAATTTCAAGAAATCTATAGTAAAAGCACTTGTAGAATTAGCTGACAACACAAACATAAAGCTTATAGCTGAAGGAATAGAAACATTAGATGAACTAAAGACTGTAATAGAATTAGGAATTCCTTTAGCACAGGGTTTTTTGTTGAGTAGGCCAGCAAAGGAACTTTTGGAAATGAATGTAACCCTAAAAAACTTTATTAAGGAAATAAAATCTTCTTTAGAAAAGACAAAATTCACTTCTGCTTTTGAAATTAGCATCGGCAAATTAGCAAGAAGAGACAAAGCAGTTCAATTTTCAACTCTATCAGCTGATATAGAAAAGATATTTTTAAATAATTATAGATTACATGGTATAGCAGTGCTAGAAGGCGAAAGGGTTGTAGGGTTAATCACAAAGAGAGACTTTTTCACACAACTTGGCACTCGATTCGGAAGAGAGCTTTATTTAAAAAAGCCTATAGAAAAGATTATGGATACAGAACCTTTATTAGTTGACTATTACACACCAATCAATAAAGTGATAAAAAGAATAGCAAATAGAGAAGAACATAAACTATATGACTATGTAATAGTTGAAAAGGAAGAAAAATATTTTGGAGTAGTTCCAATCATAAATCTTTTAGAAAAATCTATGGAATTAGAACTATATATGGCAAAATATTCAAATCCCCTTACAGGATTGCCTGGCAATCCAATAATTGAAGAAAAAATTGGAGAAGCAATAGACAAGAAAACGCCTTTTTCCCTAATTTATTTCGATTTAAATAATTTTAAATCCTTTAACGACTATTATGGTTTTGAAAGAGGAGATAAGGTCATTAAGTATACTGCAAACATTTTATCAAGACATATTAGTTTTAATGATAATGCCTTTTTAGGGCACGTGGGTGGAGATGATTTTGTCGCCATTGTGAAATCATATAATATAAAAAATTTATGCAAGAATATCATAGAAGAGTTCGATTTTAATATAAAAAGATTTTATAATAGAGAAGACTTAGAGAGAGGGTATATAGCTACCCTTGATAGAGATGGATCTCAAAAAAATTTTCCAATTATGAGCATCTCAATATCATCTGTAAGCAACAAGAATCACCTAAATTATGAAAAAATAATAGAAAGAGTTTCAGAAGTAAAAAAATTATGCAAGAGTTTTTGTAAAAAATATTGTAAAAGCTACTTTCTTGCTGAAGAAGAGATCTTTATTGAATAAACTGAAATAAGTAACAATAACAAAATTATCCTCTCCTTAAAAAGCCAAAATCAGGATCTATTAACAAAAAATAATTCATTTATTTGACAACCTTTTAAATTTTTTTCTATAATTCATTAATAAATAATTTTGCCAAGAAGGCATAAAGAGATAATATAGCTGTAGCCGCAAATCCTCTGGCCATAAGCTCCTTTTTGATACCAAAAAGGCGTTGTCTAAACGCAATTTGAAATTATTTCGTAATCATACATACTTTCCTGAAGGTTGGTTAAAGGCTAAGAAAGCCCAGATAAAAAATTGAGGAGGTTTACTATGGATCAGGGCTTTGAGCCTAAAATTGTTGCTTTTTTGTGCAATTGGTGCAGCTATGCAGGAGCAGATTTGGCTGGTTCATTACATTATACTTATCCACCCAACTTATGCGCAGTTCGTGTTCCTTGTTCAGGAAGAGTTGAACCTGAGTTTATCGTTCAAGCTTTATTGTCAGGTGCTGATGGTGTTTTAGTTTCAGGTTGCCATCCAGGGGATTGCCATTATGGGACGGGAAATTATTATGCTAATCGAAGATTTAATCTTCTTACCAGATTTCTCGAAGTAATTGGAATTTCAAAAGAAAGAGTGAAACTTGAATGGGTTTCAGGGGCAGAAGGTTTAAGATTTTCTCAAGTTGCAAAAAGTTTTACAGAAAAAATTAAAAACCTTGGTCCAATATCAATTAAAACTCCTACAAGAATAGATTGGGCTACTCTCTCAAGAACAATAGCTGTTGTTGGTTCAGCAGGAAAGCTTTTCTGGGATGAAAATAAATGCATGGTAGAAATGGTCGATTTCTTCCTCGATTATACTCAAAAAAATTCATGCGGCGAATGTGTCCCATGTAGGATTGGGTCAAAGAGGATGCAAGAAATCGTTAAAAAAATTTCAAATGGTTCCGTCTCAGAAGAGGAAATTTCTATTCTCAATGAATTGTCAGAAGTTATTGGAGCATCAAGTAAATGCGACCTTGGAAAAATGGCAGGCAAAGCTGTGAAGTTCACCTTACAGTACTGTAAAGATGATATAGATGCTCACAGAAATGGGGGCTGTGGGTATTCAGTTCCAGCTAATCCAGGCTGGAAAGCAATAGTATTAAAATAACTGAGGGAGGATAAGGCATATGGCAAATATAACGTGTACGATTGATGGACAAAGAGTTAGTGTACCTGAGGGCACAACAATACTTAATGCTGCAAAGCAAGTAGGGGTAAAAATCCCAACTCTTTGTTATCTTGAACATGTTGGATTAAGACATGTAAAACATGAAGTGGGAGAATGTAGGGTTTGCGTTGTAGAAGTTGAAGGAAAAAAGGATTTTGTAACATCATGTAATACTCCTGTTGAAGAAAATATGATTATTCATACTCACACCCCAAAAATTATCGCAGCAAGAAAACTAAATCTTGAAATGATGTTGAGCGATCATCACCTTGACTGTCCAACATGTCCAAAGAATGGTATATGCGAATTGCAAAAACTTTGTGCAGAACTCAATGTAAGACAGATAAGACCTCAGGGAGAAAAAAAAGAATTGCCAATTGATGATTCGTCTCCTTCCATAATAAGAGATCCAAATAAATGTATTCTCTGCCAAAGATGTATTACTGCTTGTCGAGTTCTTCAAACAGTTGATGCTCTTGAACTTTATGGGAATGGATATGATGCTGTCGTAAGACCAAAAGGTGGACTACCTCTTATTGAAACACAGTGCGTCGCTTGTGGCCAGTGTGCTCTTGTGTGTCCAACAGGCGCGATCTTAGAAAAAGATGATACAGGAACAGTATGGAAAGCGCTTGCTGATCCGAAAAAACATGTTGTTGTTCAGACTGCACCTTCTACACATGTAACAATTGGCGAGGCATTTGGGTTACCTGTTGGAACAGATATCACGGGAAAAATGGTTGCAGCACTTAAAAGACTTGGATTTAATGCAGTATTTGATACAAACTGGTCTGCAGACCTTACAATTATGGAAGAAGGTTACGAGTTAATTCATAGAATTAAAAATGGAGGCGTTCTTCCACAATTTACATCTTGCAGCCCTGGTTGGATAAAATTCTGTGAAGAATTTTATCCTGATTTGCTTCCCCATATTTCGTCCTGCAAATCACCTCAGCAAATGTTTGGACCCATCGCGAAAACTTATTATGCTGAAAAAAAAGGAATTAATCCCGAGGATATCTTCGTTGTTTCAATAATGCCCTGTACAGCAAAGAAATACGAAGCTGCTCGCCCAGAAATGAATGCGGCAGCTACTTACTGGAACAATCCAAATATCACAAGAGATGTTGATGTTGTCTTGACGTCACGAGAGCTTATAAGAATGATTCGCGAGGCTGGAATTGATTTTGCCAACCTTCCTGATGAACCATACGATCCTCTCATGGGAGAAGGCACAGGTGCTGCACAAATATTTGGTGCAACAGGTGGAGTTATGGAAGCAGCTCTGAGGACAGCATATGAAGTTATCACTGGAAAAACGCTGCCAAAACTTGATTTTGAAGATGTAAGAGGAATGAAAGAAATTAAAGAAGCATCAGTAAATATGAACGGACTTACAGTAAAAGTACTTGTTGCACATTCTCTCGGAGCAGCTAGACAACTCTTGGATAAAGTCAGAGCGGGAGAACTTAAAGATTATCACTTTATAGAAATTATGGCATGTCCAGGAGGATGTATTGGTGGAGGTGGACAGCCAATTCCAACTACAGTTGAGGAAAGAGAAAATCGTATCAAAGGGATATACGAAAGAGATAAAAAACTTAAAATCAGGAAAAGCCATGAAAATCCTGAAATTCAAGCAATTTATAAAGAATTTCTCAAAGAACCTCTTGGACACAAATCAC
Above is a genomic segment from Thermodesulfobium narugense DSM 14796 containing:
- a CDS encoding GGDEF domain-containing protein — encoded protein: MNDLLKNILENKNFTTLFQPIFSLSNATVVGYEALTRGPENSIYYNPEKLFESAKSENLLWELELSTRLSAIEKFCNFKTDKILFLNVDPDIIKDKKFTKGATKHLFENIINTSNIVFEITEKTAIKDYIEFKEIIQNYKTQGYKIAIDDVGSGYSGLTTISEVRPNYIKIDMFLIRDIDKDNFKKSIVKALVELADNTNIKLIAEGIETLDELKTVIELGIPLAQGFLLSRPAKELLEMNVTLKNFIKEIKSSLEKTKFTSAFEISIGKLARRDKAVQFSTLSADIEKIFLNNYRLHGIAVLEGERVVGLITKRDFFTQLGTRFGRELYLKKPIEKIMDTEPLLVDYYTPINKVIKRIANREEHKLYDYVIVEKEEKYFGVVPIINLLEKSMELELYMAKYSNPLTGLPGNPIIEEKIGEAIDKKTPFSLIYFDLNNFKSFNDYYGFERGDKVIKYTANILSRHISFNDNAFLGHVGGDDFVAIVKSYNIKNLCKNIIEEFDFNIKRFYNREDLERGYIATLDRDGSQKNFPIMSISISSVSNKNHLNYEKIIERVSEVKKLCKSFCKKYCKSYFLAEEEIFIE
- a CDS encoding NADH-ubiquinone oxidoreductase-F iron-sulfur binding region domain-containing protein, which gives rise to MVDFFLDYTQKNSCGECVPCRIGSKRMQEIVKKISNGSVSEEEISILNELSEVIGASSKCDLGKMAGKAVKFTLQYCKDDIDAHRNGGCGYSVPANPGWKAIVLK
- a CDS encoding NADH-dependent [FeFe] hydrogenase, group A6, yielding MANITCTIDGQRVSVPEGTTILNAAKQVGVKIPTLCYLEHVGLRHVKHEVGECRVCVVEVEGKKDFVTSCNTPVEENMIIHTHTPKIIAARKLNLEMMLSDHHLDCPTCPKNGICELQKLCAELNVRQIRPQGEKKELPIDDSSPSIIRDPNKCILCQRCITACRVLQTVDALELYGNGYDAVVRPKGGLPLIETQCVACGQCALVCPTGAILEKDDTGTVWKALADPKKHVVVQTAPSTHVTIGEAFGLPVGTDITGKMVAALKRLGFNAVFDTNWSADLTIMEEGYELIHRIKNGGVLPQFTSCSPGWIKFCEEFYPDLLPHISSCKSPQQMFGPIAKTYYAEKKGINPEDIFVVSIMPCTAKKYEAARPEMNAAATYWNNPNITRDVDVVLTSRELIRMIREAGIDFANLPDEPYDPLMGEGTGAAQIFGATGGVMEAALRTAYEVITGKTLPKLDFEDVRGMKEIKEASVNMNGLTVKVLVAHSLGAARQLLDKVRAGELKDYHFIEIMACPGGCIGGGGQPIPTTVEERENRIKGIYERDKKLKIRKSHENPEIQAIYKEFLKEPLGHKSHQLLHTHYTPRGKSN